The genomic region TTTTAGGTGTGCATTTTTACTGGTAATGAATTAAGTACTAAAAACAATGCTCTTtgtaattatgtaaattaaaactAAGGTCTCTCGAAGTTGCATATCTTCGCGGCCTTTTTTACAAGAAATAGACCAACACACTAAtttattcaaaaaataaaaataaaacaacaaaaagctCGATCTCATGCTTACCGCACTTGATATCTAACTTGAACCTGTAAATGTATTGTAAAACACACTTGAATATTAcacatgtaataaatattcttgcgaaatatttgtttaatattaaatgtgGTCACTAAtatcataatataatattatatgttttagGTTTTTTTTATGTAAAGTTAGTATTCGAAGTAGTAAAAGCCAGTTCGGTTTTAACAAGAAGTCCTATGCAAGCTCGAAGAAGAAACGTGAATATGTAACGAACATAATACAATGTACAttagtaaatgtattcgagttattttgtttttatttaatttagaatTGTATGCATCATTTTTTGTAAACCCCTATATCAAATGTGTTAAGCTTGAATGAGGAATGAGGAACTGTTCCTTATATTCCTTATTCGAGTAAAAATGAGGAACTGGGAAAAAGGAATCAACTTACTCTCCATCAATATTGGTACATTTGATTATGCCTGTAAATTATATTAtagattttttaatgtttatttcgtaaTTTCGTTTTATTGACTTAACACATGTCTATATGCATGTGTTACTTTAACCAGCggttttgccaaccagtcagtgctgGAAAACCTGATTGTTTACAATAACACACAACTAGTTTATTTGTTTCTTCAGATTGTGTGCGATTAAGTATATCTTTCTATTATCAATAGTTAAGTtaccattatttatttaaaatcaaactGATGAAATAATACCTGAATATAAACGATGTTATCCAATGGGCCAACGCACAGACGCTCGTGAGAACACAAGACTTAGAAAATGATATAAGAATAAATGAAAAACAGTAAGTTaatgataaaatgtgtttttaagcTTCATGATAGATCGTCGTCATGCAAACGGCAAAATCAACTACTTGTTATCAAAGACTATCATGGAAAAAGAAGTACGAATACTACTAGACTGTGGGTCACAGCGAAAAACAAGACAGCGGAGCTTGTTATGTGATATGCTGGAGAACAAAGGATCAACAATGATAAGTTTTTGTAGTAGCAAGAGCGAAGTGTTGAAGCCAAGATATCAAACATGAAACTCAAATTTAATGATAGCATTCAAATGCTTATTACTGCAAACGTTGTGCCTACCTTTACAGGAACAACTGGAAAAATGCATTGTCAATTCGGAAAAAAGTGTGTTCAAATCTGTGTTGAGGCATCTAAAATTAGCCGATCAAGTACCAATACAATCGGAATCAGAATCGATTGAttgcaaatttattttatttcgatATTATCATTAATGAAATAATTCCAACGATTCATTTACTTTAAGTGAAGTTGTTAGATCTCAGCAAAAGAAACTGATTTTGAAGACTTTTGGCACGAGGACACAGTTGGCATAATAGATCCTGATTTAAGATCAAAAGATTGAACTGCAATGAACAATTTCCAATCAATATAACGTTTAAAGACGGGCGCTATAGTGTCACATGACCGTTCAAAGATGAAATTCATGGAGTATTAGAAAACCAATGTATGCTTATTTGTAGACTGATTTCACTAAAAACGAAGTTTTGCAGTTACCTGAACTGATGAAAATATATGAGATAATTTTGAAGGATGAACACTTTCCAATCAAGGGAATTATACAAATGGTAGAAAGCAATCACAGTGAGTGTCGAAAACACTACCTTCCACATCATATTGtaattacctttaaaaaaaacaacatctacGCTTCGAGCTGTCTACGATTCATCTGCAAAAACGATTTTGAAACCCCTCAATAATTGCCTCGTTTGTGGACGTGTGCTACTGAAAGATTTATGTGGTACACTGCTGAGATTTCGGCTTCATAAAATTGGGGTCATTGCGGACATGCAATTCATCATGTCGGTTTACACATATTGGACAGAGATGTAACTAGCTTTTCAAGTTTTAAGACTGGAAAAAAAGTCTATTGTTGACGAAAACCATCTCAAAGCATACCGGTTTTTGTCAGGGATCAAACACAAAGTAAGAAAGAAGTATCAGACTTTAAAAATCTGCACATGTTTAGTGTTGACAGATACCTAGCTGTAAAAGTATCTTCAGAAAATGTGAAAAACTAATGTGTATATCTGTGATACATTTAACCTTGCATACACAACAGCAATCAATCTCGTTCAAATgacttaaaaagaaaaaagaagtgACCATCAAATtccaaaacaagactattgtgaCTAATGAATGACGATTTGACAAGGGGACATTGGAAAATGGTGACGATAGAGCAGCTACAGTGGAGTGATGCTGGATTGACACGTTGTGAGACAACCGTCAGGAACTTAATAAAAAGATCGATAATATTGTATATCCTTTAGCGCTTTGTGGCAATTTAAGTACATTGTAAACAACAAGATGGAAATATGGCAGTCGAGTCAAAGCAACCAGGTTCAGAGCAATCAAAATGTCAAAAACGAAAGGCTACTTTCGCTTAAATGGACAGACTGAAGGAGCGCATGTAGGGAACCTTCAATTGTTATACAGGAAACTTAACTGAGTGTATCGTTTTAGACTTCAGTGTTGATAATATGTATGTATTGCGTACTAAGCAAAACTGACACACAAACAATGTTTCTAAGCCTTGTTTTCAGAACATTTATGCATGGTTGTCATTTCATTtcatgtttgttgttttatttcattaagtATGACAATAAAATAGAACTTAaagttaatatgtatttaatatcgTAAGAGTTCATTTATTGTTAATAGGTATGATTTGTCATAAATGAAAATACGAATTGTGAGTTTGTCAGAGAAGCGACGGTTCGGGATTTGTTCATGTATGGTTCATCATATTGCCATGATCTTTTGCGGGTACGTTTACCACAGGTTAtgctgtgtgtgtttttttttataaacttggATTATTGATTCTATTCATTTGTTTCCCACGATTAAATGTATAAGTTCCTTAGCGTGATCTCCATATATATGTTTCTTAGTTAAAATTTACCTGATGCATCACCGCGAGATATTTCAGACACTACAATCTCTAACAATGTTTGATGTTTATGGTAAGTCGAATTTTGAAAAGCAATAAGTAAAGAATAAAGATCTTGGTAAAAGTGTTAAGACACTTTGCAAGTTAATTATTGTGACCGAGTGTTGAACCACTTTATTTGTGAATTAGTGTGACACTGtatgttattataaataataataacattaatataataattattttcctctatttaatgtacgttaagtcaatgacgtagCATCcgctttatgttattatttgtgttatccCGAAGAATGCGTAAGCCAAAACGTTGATAAAAAGggaagaaaaatatgtgtttttgttggatttatcatactatatAAAAGTATACTAAGACTTCCATTAACTGGACAAGATGTATTTATAAGGtaattaaatttcaaattaattacaGTCGGTTTTATTACGACGGCAATAGGCGGTTGATAATGTTTTGCAAATCTTTGTATTTTAACATCGCAGACTTATAACCTCAATTACATTCCGTAGGCACAAACCTGTGTTTCTGTGGTTCATGCAAATTCACTTACGAGGTTGTATATAATTCATATttggttaaatatttaattaaataacatcaGAAAGATTATGAAGAACATTATGTTtatcaaactttatttaaattcaATAACAAACGTGCACAAACAATTTTTTCGTCTTAGTCTTTGATGTTCTGAATGCAACATAATCGTCTTAATACTACACGGATTCTTTTTAGGAGTTGCCATCCTGTGCCCGACGCCTTCTTCTTTGTAAAGCCACAATTGGCGTCTTCCTGAAATGGCTGCATGTTCTTTTCATCAGAGCGGTTCTTGTCATCACCCAGTATCACGCAATCCTCAAGCTCGTTGTCATCATCATTGCAGCCAGTGTCATCAGTTATGACCTTGTCATCATcattgcagcccttgtcatcaacACATACCTTGTCATACGTTAGGCCCTTGTCATCGGTGCGGCCTTTATCATgtgtgcagcccttgtcatcagtgcagccATTTTCATCAGTGAGGTTCTTGTCATGATTGCAGCCCTCGTCGTGattgcagcctttgtcatctgcacagcccTTGTCATTTGTGCATTAATTGTCGTCAGTGTTGCCCTTGTCATCTGTGCACACAATGTCATCAGTGCAGCTCGTGTCATCTGCGCAGACCTTGTCATAAGTTAGGCCCTTGTCATCTGTATAGCaattgtcatctgcgcagcctttgaaATCTGCGtagcccttgtcatctgtgcatCCCTTGTCATCTGTGAGAcccttgtcatctgcgcagcctttctCATCTGCGCAGCCCGTGCCATCTGCGCATCCCTTGCCATCTACACAGCCTTTGTCATAtgcacagcctttgtcatctgcgcaaccTTTGTCATCTGTGCATCCCTTGTCATCTGTGAGATTCCTGTCATCTGCGCAACCTTTGTcttctgcgcagcctttgtcatctacGCAGCTTTTGTCATCTGCGAAGCCCGTGTCATCATGGCATCCCTTGTCATCAGTGAGACtcttgtcatctgcgcagcctttgttaTCTGCGCAGAATTTTTCATCTGcgtagcctttgtcatctgcacagcccGTATCATCTGAGCATCCCTTgccatctgcgcagcctttgttaTCTGAACAGCCTTTGTAaactgcgcagcctttgtcatctgtgcagcctttgtcatctgcgcagctaTTGTCATCAGTGCATCCCTTGTCATATGTGAGACtcttgtcatctgcgcagcctttgtcatctgtgcagcctttgtcatctgcgcagcctttgtaatcagcgcagcccttgtcatctgggCATTCATTGTCATCTGCGCAGtctttgtcatctgcacagcctttgtcatctgtgcagcctttgtcatatgTGAGGCCCTTGTCATATGCGCAGCCGTTGTCATCTGTGCATCCCTTAGCATATGCGAGACtcttgtcatctgcgcagcctttgtcatctacACAGCCtatgtcatctgcgcagcctttgtcatctgcacagcccGTGGCATCTGTGCATCCCTTGTCAGTTGTGAGACtgttgtcatctgcgcagcctttgtcatctgtgcagaCTTTGTCATCTTCGCAGCCCATGTCATCTGTAAATCCCTTATCATCTGCGAAGCCTTTGTCATCTTCGCAGCCCATGTCATCTGTGAATCCCTTATCATCTGCgaagcctttgtcatctgcgcagcccttggcatctgcgcagcctttgtaaTCTGCGCAGCCCTTTTCGTCAGAGCAGCCCTTGTCAGCTGTGCATCCCTTGTAATAatcagtgcagcccttgtcatcatcATTGCAGCCCGTGTCATCATCTGTACAGCCCATACCATTATCATTGCAGCCCTTTTCATCaatgcagcccttgtcatctgcgcagcccttGCCATCTATGCGGCTGGTGGCATCATcattgcagcccttgtcatctgtgctGCCCTTGTCATCAgcagtgcagcccttgtcatcgtCATTGCAGCCCGTGTCATCAGTGCATTCTTTGTCATAAGTGCAGGCCTTTTCATAAGGGCAGCCCTTGTCATTGATGAAgcccttgtcatcagtgcagcccttgtTATCAATGTAGCCCTTGTAATCTGTGAAGCCCTTATTATCATcattgcagcccttgtcatcaatGCAGAACTTGCCATCTCTTCAGCCCTTGTCATATTGGTGGCTTTTGAAATCATCATTGCAGTCGTTGTCATCTGCGGAGCCCTTGCCATCAATGCAGCCCTTGTAATCTGTGCTGCCCTTGTCATCATCAGTGCAGCCATTGTCATCAATACAGCCCTTGTCATTTGTGCAGCACTTTTTGTTCTCTTcggttctgttctgttctgttatatcAAGAGGAAAGCGTTTGTTTGTATCAATAGGTGTGAAAATTGAGTTGGAACTTAGACGATTAGATGTCGATTTATCATTTGATAAATAAGCGTTTTAACTCCCCATTGGTTGTTGTCGACTCAGGCACACTCTTAAAAGTACCTCTGGTTCTCTTAAATCTGCATCCATGAACGCCGCGTCTGAAAAATACGTTTAAAAGCACCCGGGCATACTCCGGAGTATATTTTAGTACATGTTCCATACACTGGGATCTTTGTAGAATGTTTATGAGTATCCCGGGGTAGTTTTTAAGAAATACCTTTGCCGACAATTAGCAATCGAGCCATGATGCATCGAGATAGGACCGGGTTTTAAACAGCGTTAATAAGGAATACTGGATTTTgacttaaatttttttttttctaattaactAACGAACGAACAAATTGAAAACGCAATACTTCGAAATAATCAGAAAACCGGATTAACGGTTTTCTAAATAACAACGATAAACTGAAGTTTTAAGTTTTTAACGAACGGGGAGTTAGCCGTTACTTCCCATTCTGAAAATTATCTTGTAAGGAGGACACGAACAAAGTTGCAGCAGTGGAATACAATTAAGAATTATAAGAACTAAAGATGATTTGCTGTGCCTCATCGAGGCATGAAATAaggatatttatttaaaaaatacaagatATAATATATCTTTTACAATACAAATTATAATGATATCAAATGAACATCGATTAAGACGATACATTTGCAATGTATTGAAGTGTTAACGCGgacttattttatatttattcaaagATCTACGATAAAACGTACGCCGTATTCTGCGACGCGGCCTGGCGCATAGACATCCTTCTTTTGTAGCCTCTTCGAGGACGTAGTTCTGCACTCGCCGTCTTACTATTAGGTACATCTCACTGCATGATACTCCTGCTTCGTGAACTTCGACTGCAAGTTTCGCAATCATGGGCATAATCACGTCGTTCATAAAAGCTGGATAGCCCCCTTAGGATACGAAATACCTTCCAACTGGGGTAAGCTGGAATAAATTGCGCGTCTCTTGATTCAATGCGATGTCGTACATTTTTTCGTTGATTGAAATATTTCTAGATGTTTCGTTGTGTCTGTTCTCTTGTATTGCTAACTGCGTTTCTAACGGCAGTAACGTCAATGACGTCGTAACGTTGCAAAATCGTCCAATCGTACATAAGCTAACATAATTGCCGTGGTCCGTTTGGAGTTTTCCGTAAATATAAAAAGCCAATTAATTGGACATTCAAACGTTATCGCGAATACACGGGTAAAGCGTTGATACGAATCATCTCGGTGAATATATCAGAACCATGTTCAAGTTGAATAAAATTATGCTCTGTTTGGTCAGCACGGTAATGTACATGTCCGTATATTATGTTATAACATTGTGGGGAATTATTTTCGTCAGAAACTATGatactgttttattgttacaattACGACGTATTCAAAATGCTTTGTTTTAGCAGGCTATTGTCGGATAAGGTAcacttacaaaaatattaattttcaaaatggCTGCAGATTGCTTAACGTCATGCTCATTAATACCAAACTTTTTAATTAATGTatcttattattaaaaaaattaaaatattaatgataacCTCATTCATGCAATGTAAGATGATATCGAGGTCATGCATCTCTTTTTTATACAAGTTAACCGTTAATTCGTACTGATTCATACAGAAGTTTTTGATACGCTGGCTGAGTAAGGATTACAAAAGATTTCATGATGAAGCATTTCCAATTTGCATTAAAATGAATGCATGTTTAACGTCATGTTTTATTTTCTGTGTGTAAAGTTTAACTGAGGTTTTTTTCCGCACCGTTGTGTAGCATGCGAACTTGGTTTGTGATCGCCATACCGGAAAaggtaccccccccccctcccaccacACACACCCGATACTCCGGTACCAGACCTCAGACACTACATATGTGTGAAGGATTTCAAAAGTTTGGAATTAAAACTAAAACATCTCTGACATGCCTATGCCACCGCCCCAAATAATTATATGACTGTTTCAGAAACAGTACGGACATAATTCTTCGTGCTATGGAACGGTTTTGGAATCCATTTATTTAGTAATTGTTGCGAAAAACTGAAATATTTCCGTCATCAAATGGACTGTGTTGCAAATAAGTCGAAGATTTTCGACGAGAAATTAAGCCTTGTTCGCAATTTACAAAAACACggacattttttcaaacaaattcaaaatttaaatgtatttttataagtTACTAGTTATCACGTTGCCGGAAACTTCTTCTCGCTATGTTAAAACTCGAGGAAGTGTTAAACGCCATAAGCCATCTTTGCTTACATACGCAATTAGAATAACAtgattaaatttaaacaattgcCGACGTTGGCATATATTattgacaaaaattgtgactcGTCGTTACTCAGCATAGCTACGATGCTGATTTCATGTTTTATAgaattaa from Dreissena polymorpha isolate Duluth1 chromosome 5, UMN_Dpol_1.0, whole genome shotgun sequence harbors:
- the LOC127881426 gene encoding prestalk protein-like — encoded protein: MDADLREPEGCNDDNKGFTDYKGYIDNKGCTDDKGFINDKGCPYEKACTYDKECTDDTGCNDDDKGCTADDKGSTDDKGCNDDATSRIDGKGCADDKGCIDEKGCNDNGMGCTDDDTGCNDDDKGCTDYYKGCTADKGCSDEKGCADYKGCADAKGCADDKGFADDKGFTDDMGCEDDKGFADDKGFTDDMGCEDDKVCTDDKGCADDNSLTTDKGCTDATGCADDKGCADDIGCVDDKGCADDKSLAYAKGCTDDNGCAYDKGLTYDKGCTDDKGCADDKDCADDNECPDDKGCADDKSLTYDKGCTDDNSCADDKGCTDDKGCAVYKGCSDNKGCADGKGCSDDTGCADDKGYADEKFCADNKGCADDKSLTDDKGCHDDTGFADDKSCVDDKGCAEDKGCADDRNLTDDKGCTDDKGCADDKGCAYDKGCVDGKGCADGTGCADEKGCADDKGLTDDKGCTDDKGYADFKGCADDNCYTDDKGLTYDKVCADDTSCTDDIVCTDDKDDKGCNHDEGCNHDKNLTDENGCTDDKGCTHDKGRTDDKGLTYDKVCVDDKGCNDDDKVITDDTGCNDDDNELEDCVILGDDKNRSDEKNMQPFQEDANCGFTKKKASGTGWQLLKRIRVVLRRLCCIQNIKD